The following proteins come from a genomic window of Corallococcus sp. NCRR:
- a CDS encoding PTS sugar transporter subunit IIC: MNVGWTQVALACLWGGLVAVERKAFLQAMLSRPLVAATFMGALLGDVGGGLSVGMLLELFYLGTANLGASLPENDTLAATGTAAAAATLTAATGAGSTPAIWSLAVLLFIGLGRVGRRLDRLLEGYSARLARVALASAEAGNLHRAMRQNLWGMWPHFVAYGAITGACALAGYFLEPLMVALPHGMVRGLAWAYPAMASVAAAIAAQSSHAKRAPLYAGLAAAAVTAAVVLVQLQEHRP, encoded by the coding sequence GTGAACGTCGGCTGGACCCAGGTGGCGCTCGCGTGTCTCTGGGGGGGCCTGGTGGCCGTGGAGCGCAAGGCGTTCCTCCAGGCCATGCTGTCCCGGCCCCTGGTGGCCGCCACGTTCATGGGCGCCCTGTTGGGCGACGTGGGCGGCGGCCTGTCCGTCGGCATGCTGCTGGAGCTGTTCTACCTGGGCACCGCCAACCTGGGCGCCTCCCTGCCGGAGAACGACACGCTCGCGGCCACCGGCACCGCCGCCGCCGCGGCCACCCTCACCGCCGCCACCGGCGCGGGCTCCACGCCGGCCATCTGGTCGCTGGCCGTGCTGCTCTTCATCGGGCTGGGGCGGGTGGGGCGCAGGCTGGACCGGCTGCTGGAGGGCTACTCCGCCCGGCTCGCGCGCGTGGCGCTGGCATCCGCGGAGGCGGGCAACCTCCACCGCGCCATGCGGCAGAACCTGTGGGGCATGTGGCCGCACTTCGTGGCCTACGGCGCCATCACCGGCGCGTGCGCGCTGGCCGGCTACTTCCTGGAGCCGCTGATGGTGGCGCTGCCGCACGGGATGGTGCGGGGCCTGGCGTGGGCGTACCCGGCCATGGCGTCCGTGGCGGCGGCCATCGCCGCGCAGTCCAGCCACGCGAAGCGCGCGCCCCTGTACGCGGGCCTGGCCGCGGCGGCCGTCACCGCGGCGGTGGTGCTGGTGCAGTTGCAGGAGCACCGGCCATGA
- a CDS encoding MXAN_6521/LA_1396 family lipoprotein encodes MGTFKRVGAVLGLMVLTGCASTVKSQRLRPDYATVDRLQVKRLAVVTQPFPQGQQYIGDLWSLVARQWLNQNRDYIVKSNTSLPERPTDPTFKDQCVEGIEGVLWLDPAVKRVGDGAEVAVRAQLIRCRDGQEVWAAEAGGSWDSEDKKYVERKEQYVTELGQEVEPYVVPSYKLLVATLDTLPSPELNDVDKDEKIDLGE; translated from the coding sequence ATGGGGACGTTCAAGCGGGTGGGCGCGGTGCTGGGCCTGATGGTGCTCACGGGTTGCGCGAGCACGGTGAAGAGCCAGCGGCTGCGGCCCGACTACGCGACGGTGGACCGGCTGCAGGTGAAGCGGCTGGCGGTGGTGACGCAGCCGTTCCCTCAGGGACAGCAGTACATCGGGGACCTGTGGAGCCTCGTCGCGCGGCAGTGGCTCAACCAGAACCGGGACTACATCGTGAAGTCCAACACGTCCCTCCCGGAGCGTCCCACGGACCCCACCTTCAAGGACCAGTGCGTGGAGGGCATCGAAGGCGTGCTCTGGCTGGACCCGGCGGTGAAGCGCGTGGGTGATGGCGCGGAGGTGGCGGTGCGCGCGCAGCTCATCCGCTGCCGCGACGGCCAGGAGGTGTGGGCCGCGGAGGCGGGCGGCAGCTGGGACTCCGAGGACAAGAAGTACGTGGAGCGCAAGGAGCAGTACGTGACGGAGCTGGGCCAGGAGGTGGAGCCCTACGTGGTGCCGTCCTACAAGCTGCTGGTGGCCACGCTGGACACGCTGCCCAGTCCCGAACTGAACGACGTGGACAAGGACGAGAAGATCGACCTGGGCGAGTAG
- a CDS encoding MgtC/SapB family protein, with translation MDPQVIIGRLALAMLLGGLLGVEREARNQAAGLRTHTLVALGACCFTLSSVYTEELLRMTANPSGTQTDISRIASQIVVGIGFLGAGVILRHGGAVRGLTTAANLWLTASVGLASGLGLYVAAGATVALALLSLVVLRPVSRLLSPEEGRHGGGRHDPPPEGKNSEDGSPSDE, from the coding sequence GTGGATCCTCAAGTCATCATCGGGCGTCTGGCCCTGGCCATGCTGCTGGGCGGCCTCCTGGGCGTGGAGCGCGAGGCGCGCAACCAGGCCGCGGGGCTGCGCACGCACACACTGGTGGCGCTGGGGGCGTGCTGCTTCACGCTCTCCAGCGTGTACACGGAGGAGCTGCTCCGGATGACGGCGAACCCCAGCGGCACGCAGACGGACATCAGCCGCATCGCCAGCCAGATTGTCGTGGGCATCGGCTTCCTGGGCGCGGGCGTCATCCTGCGCCACGGGGGGGCGGTGCGAGGGCTCACCACGGCGGCGAACCTCTGGCTGACGGCCTCCGTGGGCCTGGCCTCCGGGCTGGGCCTCTACGTGGCGGCTGGCGCCACCGTGGCCCTGGCCCTGCTGTCGCTGGTGGTGCTGCGCCCCGTCTCCCGGCTGCTGTCACCCGAAGAGGGCCGGCACGGCGGCGGGCGGCACGACCCGCCGCCCGAGGGCAAGAACAGCGAGGACGGGTCCCCCTCGGATGAATGA
- a CDS encoding HPr family phosphocarrier protein, giving the protein MASEAEGTFEIINALGLHARAAAQMVKVANRFKSEVSIQASGQRANAKSIMGVLMLAAAQGTKVKLTCKGEDAEACLSELKKLIEDRFGEAQ; this is encoded by the coding sequence ATGGCCAGTGAAGCCGAGGGAACCTTCGAGATCATCAACGCGCTGGGGCTGCACGCCCGGGCCGCGGCGCAGATGGTCAAGGTCGCCAACCGCTTCAAGAGCGAGGTCTCCATCCAGGCCTCCGGGCAGCGCGCCAACGCCAAGTCCATCATGGGCGTGCTGATGCTCGCGGCGGCCCAGGGCACGAAGGTGAAGCTCACCTGCAAGGGCGAGGACGCCGAGGCCTGCTTGTCCGAATTGAAAAAGCTCATCGAGGACCGGTTTGGCGAAGCGCAGTAA
- a CDS encoding site-specific recombinase produces the protein MSVSTPAPRLLLRGVPSDREMDAFCVQYAPRAPGHPAVRDLLRLLVEVPGDGLEPRLEWVARWIHWMRDRIPAHGLTDADDPALSPANSRLSLLVRVLEGESALRASVTRLVAGVCAGSRGLKLFAQVGLSAGNGFFSELTDRFVRGVLPAPPEPGKLSELLLRLFPVPEDAEWLGALSPMLLARLTALVGEPPPPEPTPSSRVRGDLMDALLLLGVQVAGLGMAEDVRDRTPDLAFRASPFLRLRLVSDAVLARDGAQEALADLTRTVEDCRGVVRTVTRHLEDSGVSVDLVYRLERIQRGLDRMEAIARVLGAPRGEPRWREALALLSDLLRLAHADRSVRALVRRNSRLMARKIIERTGNTGEHYITSTPAEFHHMVHSAAGGGLLTALAAAMKFVLTGLPLAPFFAGLFVALNYAGAFVVMQLLGLTLATKQPSMTASTLAAAVGEDTGPDSRARRMERLSALVPRVTRSQLAAILGNLGCVLPVAVALALGFQSLTGHTFLSPEKARHVVDTLHPWKSATLLYAALTGVLLWASSVAAGWFENFIVYRRLPEALAHHRVLRAVFGVNGARRVADALEHHAAGVGGSVTLGVLLAVAPGVGGFFGIPLDVRHVTFSFGSLALAGCALGPSAVLEPGFLAAAAGVLVVGVVNFGVSFALALGVALRARDVPVREGPRFLGAVFLRFLRSPLPFLLPPRDAPVTGGTGEQVVPLAGPPGH, from the coding sequence ATGAGTGTTTCGACCCCCGCCCCGCGGCTGCTGCTCCGGGGTGTGCCGTCCGACCGTGAGATGGACGCGTTCTGCGTCCAGTATGCCCCCCGGGCCCCCGGCCACCCCGCGGTGCGGGACCTGCTCCGGCTCCTGGTGGAGGTCCCCGGCGACGGCCTGGAGCCGCGCCTGGAGTGGGTGGCGCGGTGGATCCACTGGATGCGCGACCGCATCCCCGCCCACGGCCTCACGGACGCGGACGACCCCGCGCTGTCCCCCGCGAACTCCCGGCTGTCCCTGCTGGTGCGCGTGCTGGAGGGCGAGAGCGCCCTGCGCGCGTCCGTCACCCGGCTGGTGGCGGGGGTGTGCGCTGGCAGCCGGGGCCTGAAGCTCTTCGCCCAGGTGGGCCTGAGCGCGGGCAACGGCTTCTTCTCCGAATTGACGGACCGCTTCGTGCGCGGCGTGCTGCCCGCGCCGCCGGAGCCGGGCAAGCTGTCGGAGCTGCTGCTGCGCCTGTTCCCGGTGCCGGAGGACGCGGAGTGGCTGGGCGCGCTGTCCCCCATGCTGCTGGCGCGGCTGACGGCGCTGGTGGGCGAGCCGCCCCCACCGGAGCCCACCCCGTCCTCGCGTGTGCGCGGGGACCTGATGGACGCGCTGCTGCTGCTGGGCGTGCAGGTGGCGGGGCTGGGGATGGCGGAGGACGTGCGCGACCGCACCCCGGACCTGGCCTTCCGCGCGTCCCCCTTCCTGCGGCTGCGGCTGGTCTCCGACGCGGTGCTGGCGCGCGACGGGGCCCAGGAGGCGCTGGCGGACCTGACCCGCACGGTGGAGGACTGCCGCGGCGTGGTGCGCACCGTCACCCGGCACCTGGAGGACTCCGGCGTCAGCGTGGACCTGGTGTACCGGCTGGAGCGCATCCAGCGCGGCCTGGACCGGATGGAGGCCATCGCCCGGGTGCTGGGCGCGCCCCGCGGCGAGCCCCGCTGGCGCGAGGCGCTGGCGCTCCTGTCGGACCTGCTGCGGCTGGCGCACGCGGACCGCTCCGTGCGCGCGCTGGTGCGGCGCAACTCGCGGCTGATGGCGCGAAAGATCATCGAGCGCACCGGCAACACCGGTGAGCACTACATCACCTCCACCCCCGCCGAGTTCCACCACATGGTGCACTCGGCCGCGGGCGGCGGGTTGCTCACCGCGCTCGCCGCCGCGATGAAGTTCGTCCTCACGGGCCTGCCGCTGGCCCCCTTCTTCGCGGGCCTCTTCGTCGCGCTCAACTACGCGGGCGCCTTCGTGGTGATGCAGTTGCTGGGCCTCACGCTGGCCACCAAGCAGCCGTCCATGACGGCCTCCACGCTGGCGGCGGCGGTGGGCGAGGACACCGGCCCGGACAGCCGCGCCCGGCGCATGGAGCGCCTGTCCGCGCTGGTGCCGCGCGTCACCCGCTCCCAGCTGGCGGCCATCCTGGGCAACCTGGGCTGCGTGCTGCCCGTCGCGGTGGCGCTCGCGCTGGGCTTCCAGTCGCTCACGGGCCACACGTTCCTGTCGCCGGAGAAGGCCCGCCACGTCGTGGACACGCTCCACCCCTGGAAGAGCGCCACGCTGCTCTACGCCGCGCTCACCGGCGTGCTGCTGTGGGCGTCCAGCGTGGCCGCGGGCTGGTTCGAGAACTTCATCGTCTACCGCCGCCTGCCGGAGGCGCTGGCCCACCACCGGGTGCTGCGCGCGGTCTTCGGCGTGAACGGCGCGCGCAGGGTGGCGGACGCGCTCGAACACCACGCCGCGGGCGTGGGCGGCAGCGTCACCCTGGGCGTGCTGCTCGCGGTGGCGCCGGGCGTGGGCGGCTTCTTCGGCATCCCCCTGGACGTGCGGCACGTCACCTTCTCCTTCGGCTCGCTGGCCCTGGCCGGGTGCGCGCTGGGCCCCTCCGCCGTGCTGGAGCCGGGCTTCCTGGCGGCCGCCGCGGGGGTGCTCGTCGTGGGTGTCGTCAACTTCGGCGTGTCCTTCGCGCTGGCCCTGGGCGTGGCCCTGCGCGCCCGCGACGTGCCGGTCCGCGAGGGCCCCCGCTTCCTGGGCGCCGTGTTCCTGCGCTTCCTGCGCAGCCCGCTCCCCTTCCTCCTCCCGCCCCGCGACGCGCCCGTCACGGGTGGGACCGGGGAGCAGGTCGTCCCCCTGGCCGGGCCTCCGGGGCACTGA
- a CDS encoding efflux RND transporter permease subunit, whose translation MSGNPSSHPPPRLALAYAEMLVRRPGTVMTVLLLLLGLAVWGTSKLTINSNQLDLISQDLQEVKDVKRVIDMVGGSGFFMLTFRGDDEATLKKVADDVAAMVGKDKENARSVTYKIPVEFVQNNMVLFVKTEDLAEGKRRIMAFLKDQIRRANPFYIEIKKTEPVKLDLQDLVDKYSSVGNKSIADDYYISQDRKLLLLLIKPMWDTNQIGQTKQYVDKLRVDLEQYSKSNAAGVQLVEDYYKMGDKKTVAYGFTGSYKTAVDDSYAIEDSLQPVTIIALVAIFAITIAFFRKWAPTLIVVSGTVAGTLYTLGFTYATLGELNMITSILGGILMGFGIDYGIHFIFRTRLELGAGKRYDVAIRDAVINAGRPALVSAVVVAGSFYVLMVSEFKGFSQFGFLAGTGTLMLGFTLFSWCPAMLALAGRRNPELPQKLIGVMKPPPAVNASGKELRIPRPGLVLAVGCVIVAMVCGAAIPWKSGEPPADAGFFARLPYGVRFNYNTRALMPANQPSVVLQDEINARFKIASDPLAVYTKDLAETEALYKELTTDPKKRPAISQVMSLFTFVPPEGIAQANTKILEEWQEELKDIDVKALPPETQEKAALFFKMLEARPFDVHHVPEIYASQFRHLPTTSPENHGYLTFIYPSVDLWDGKQMLQFADQTSSIKGMVTPGKFTDAGPSGPPVEKEFRAAGATQLYASLARMVLKDAKLTVILTALWILVMHFADFRNAKLALASVIPLTVGLAMMMGFMALFDLRLNFMNIIILPILLGFGVSHGLYLLHRFLEGTSPLVALRSVGAAVASSTLTAVAGFAALLVASHNGLRSMGLVACIGLITTLLVSFTVLAAVMQLMHDQRQKDAGRSPEGGSASGGDTSSTRAA comes from the coding sequence ATGAGCGGCAATCCTTCCTCCCATCCCCCGCCCCGCCTCGCCCTGGCCTACGCAGAGATGCTGGTCCGGCGCCCCGGCACCGTCATGACCGTGCTGTTGCTGCTGCTCGGTCTGGCCGTGTGGGGCACGTCGAAGCTGACCATCAACTCCAACCAGCTGGACCTCATCTCCCAGGACCTGCAGGAGGTGAAGGACGTCAAGCGGGTCATCGACATGGTGGGCGGCAGCGGCTTCTTCATGCTCACCTTCCGCGGTGACGACGAGGCCACGCTCAAGAAGGTCGCGGACGACGTGGCCGCGATGGTGGGCAAGGACAAGGAGAACGCGCGCTCCGTCACCTACAAGATCCCCGTCGAGTTCGTTCAGAACAACATGGTGTTGTTCGTGAAGACGGAGGACCTGGCCGAGGGCAAGCGCCGCATCATGGCGTTCCTCAAGGATCAGATCCGCCGCGCGAACCCCTTCTACATCGAGATCAAGAAGACGGAGCCGGTGAAGCTGGACCTGCAGGACCTGGTCGACAAGTACTCCAGCGTTGGCAACAAGAGCATCGCGGACGACTACTACATCTCCCAGGACCGCAAGCTGCTGCTGCTCCTCATCAAGCCGATGTGGGACACCAACCAGATTGGCCAGACCAAGCAGTACGTGGACAAGCTGCGCGTGGACCTGGAGCAGTACTCCAAGAGCAACGCCGCGGGCGTGCAGCTGGTGGAGGACTACTACAAGATGGGCGACAAGAAGACGGTCGCCTACGGCTTCACGGGCTCCTACAAGACGGCGGTGGACGACTCGTACGCCATCGAGGACTCGCTCCAGCCGGTCACCATCATCGCGCTCGTCGCCATCTTCGCCATCACCATCGCGTTCTTCCGCAAGTGGGCGCCCACGCTCATCGTGGTGAGCGGCACGGTGGCGGGCACGCTGTACACGCTGGGCTTCACCTACGCGACGCTGGGTGAGCTCAACATGATCACCTCCATCCTGGGCGGCATCCTGATGGGGTTCGGCATCGACTACGGCATCCACTTCATCTTCCGCACGCGCCTGGAGCTGGGCGCGGGCAAGCGCTACGACGTGGCCATCCGCGACGCGGTCATCAACGCGGGCCGTCCGGCGCTGGTGTCCGCGGTGGTGGTGGCGGGTTCGTTCTACGTGCTGATGGTGAGCGAGTTCAAAGGCTTCTCCCAGTTCGGCTTCCTGGCCGGCACGGGCACGCTGATGCTGGGCTTCACGCTGTTCTCCTGGTGCCCGGCGATGCTGGCGCTGGCGGGCCGGCGCAACCCGGAGCTGCCGCAGAAGCTCATTGGCGTGATGAAGCCGCCGCCCGCGGTCAACGCGTCCGGCAAGGAGCTGCGCATCCCGCGCCCCGGCCTGGTGCTGGCGGTGGGCTGCGTGATTGTCGCCATGGTGTGCGGCGCGGCCATCCCGTGGAAGAGCGGCGAGCCCCCGGCGGACGCGGGCTTCTTCGCGCGGCTGCCGTACGGCGTGCGCTTCAACTACAACACCCGCGCGCTGATGCCGGCGAACCAGCCGTCCGTGGTGCTGCAGGATGAAATCAACGCGCGCTTCAAGATCGCCAGCGACCCGCTCGCCGTCTACACCAAGGACCTGGCGGAGACGGAGGCCCTCTACAAGGAGCTGACGACCGACCCGAAGAAGCGCCCCGCCATCTCCCAGGTGATGAGCCTGTTCACCTTCGTGCCGCCGGAGGGCATCGCGCAGGCGAACACGAAGATCCTGGAGGAGTGGCAGGAGGAGCTGAAGGACATCGACGTGAAGGCGCTGCCGCCGGAGACGCAGGAGAAGGCGGCCCTGTTCTTCAAGATGCTGGAGGCGCGCCCCTTCGACGTGCACCACGTGCCGGAAATCTACGCCTCGCAGTTCCGCCACCTGCCCACGACGAGCCCGGAGAACCACGGCTACCTCACGTTCATCTACCCGAGCGTGGACCTGTGGGACGGCAAGCAGATGCTCCAGTTCGCGGACCAGACCAGCTCCATCAAGGGCATGGTGACGCCGGGCAAGTTCACGGACGCCGGCCCCTCCGGCCCGCCGGTGGAGAAGGAGTTCCGCGCCGCGGGCGCCACGCAGCTCTACGCGTCGCTGGCGCGCATGGTGCTCAAGGACGCGAAGCTCACGGTCATCCTCACCGCGCTGTGGATCCTGGTGATGCACTTCGCGGACTTCCGCAACGCGAAGCTGGCGCTGGCGTCCGTGATTCCGCTGACGGTGGGCCTGGCGATGATGATGGGCTTCATGGCGCTGTTCGACCTGCGCCTGAACTTCATGAACATCATCATCCTGCCCATCCTGCTGGGCTTCGGCGTGAGCCACGGCCTGTACCTGCTGCACCGCTTCCTGGAGGGCACGTCCCCGCTGGTGGCGCTGCGCAGCGTGGGCGCGGCGGTGGCGTCCTCCACGCTGACGGCGGTGGCGGGCTTCGCGGCGCTGCTGGTGGCCAGCCACAACGGCCTGCGCTCCATGGGCCTCGTCGCCTGCATCGGCCTCATCACCACGCTGCTGGTGTCCTTCACGGTGCTGGCGGCGGTGATGCAGCTCATGCACGACCAGCGGCAGAAGGACGCGGGACGTTCGCCAGAGGGCGGTTCCGCCTCCGGCGGTGACACGTCCTCCACACGCGCCGCCTGA
- a CDS encoding PTS system mannose/fructose/sorbose family transporter subunit IID, translating into MTTPTPTPAPAVPAAAPAFTPPARLSRGTLLRVFLRSLFLQASWNPKGMQNLGLAYAVYPALAKLYPPGPLREAAVRRHLVFFNTHPYVAAAIVGGVVNHEQKIARGEETPDRVVGFKAALMGPLAALGDGFFWLSLKPAVGGLCAAMVPLLGVWAVALFLVLYNLVHLLLRIRLYWLGLSLGDRLVEAVARVNLPAKGARLRGVAAASAGGLAAWLAVSFGATAGGTWAPFLAVGCLAVGVLAYVLVNRRVPTYVVLYVAAGLACAAGAFL; encoded by the coding sequence ATGACGACGCCGACTCCAACGCCCGCGCCCGCCGTGCCCGCCGCCGCGCCGGCCTTCACGCCGCCCGCGCGGCTGTCCCGGGGCACGCTCTTGCGCGTGTTCCTGCGCTCGCTCTTCCTCCAGGCGTCGTGGAACCCCAAGGGCATGCAGAACCTGGGGCTCGCGTACGCGGTGTACCCGGCGCTGGCGAAGCTCTACCCGCCGGGCCCGCTGCGCGAGGCGGCGGTGAGAAGGCACCTGGTCTTCTTCAACACGCACCCGTACGTGGCGGCGGCCATCGTGGGCGGCGTGGTGAACCACGAGCAGAAGATTGCCCGGGGGGAGGAGACGCCGGACCGCGTGGTGGGCTTCAAGGCGGCGCTGATGGGGCCGCTCGCGGCGCTGGGGGACGGGTTCTTCTGGCTGTCGCTCAAGCCCGCGGTGGGCGGGCTGTGCGCGGCCATGGTGCCGCTGTTGGGCGTCTGGGCGGTGGCGCTCTTCCTGGTGCTGTACAACCTGGTGCACCTGCTCTTGCGCATCCGGCTGTACTGGCTGGGCCTGAGCCTGGGAGACCGCCTGGTGGAGGCCGTGGCGCGGGTGAACCTGCCCGCCAAGGGCGCCCGGCTCCGGGGCGTGGCGGCGGCGAGCGCCGGCGGCCTGGCCGCGTGGCTGGCGGTGAGCTTCGGAGCGACGGCGGGCGGGACCTGGGCGCCGTTCCTGGCGGTGGGGTGCCTGGCGGTGGGCGTATTGGCGTACGTGCTCGTCAACCGGCGCGTCCCCACCTACGTGGTCCTCTACGTCGCGGCGGGATTGGCCTGCGCGGCGGGAGCCTTTCTGTGA
- a CDS encoding ABC transporter substrate-binding protein, translated as MNAIARIRTLPFLVALTFALPALAAPKASEAITKPVKTVVQSVRYEKDLKALENLGSDQQGLFLLGEEWTKATDAQRKEFTQLFQSLFAKIAFPKVRENFKNLDSITYDEPQVTGDKALVGSTIFINHPLKKQEMKLKYAVEKVGSSWKVVDVSVLGDSMLTGIRDDQVRPLFKEGGWDALLGAMRTKNNELASVKVK; from the coding sequence ATGAACGCCATCGCCCGCATTCGCACCCTTCCCTTCCTGGTTGCCCTCACCTTCGCCCTGCCCGCGCTCGCCGCGCCCAAGGCTTCCGAAGCCATCACCAAGCCGGTGAAGACCGTGGTGCAGTCCGTGCGCTACGAGAAGGACCTCAAGGCGCTGGAGAACCTGGGCAGCGACCAGCAGGGCCTCTTCCTGCTGGGTGAAGAGTGGACCAAGGCCACGGACGCCCAGCGCAAGGAGTTCACCCAGCTCTTCCAGAGCCTGTTCGCGAAGATCGCCTTCCCCAAGGTGCGTGAGAACTTCAAGAACCTGGACTCCATCACCTACGACGAGCCGCAGGTGACGGGCGACAAGGCGCTCGTGGGCTCCACCATCTTCATCAACCACCCGCTGAAGAAGCAGGAGATGAAGCTCAAGTACGCCGTGGAGAAGGTGGGCAGCAGCTGGAAGGTCGTGGACGTGTCCGTGCTGGGCGACTCCATGCTCACCGGCATCCGCGATGATCAGGTCCGCCCCCTCTTCAAGGAGGGCGGCTGGGACGCGCTGCTCGGCGCCATGCGCACGAAGAACAACGAACTGGCTTCGGTGAAGGTGAAGTAA
- a CDS encoding PTS sugar transporter subunit IIB, with product MITLVRVDNRLIHGQVVEAWLPHLKVSRVVVADDEAASSPLIRAAMALAVQSAIEVQILPLAQVDFAALSKDGVRTLVLLRDVSSVPFAFQHGLAMDQLNLGNVHFGTGRRQVSPSVFLAEGELQALQQLSAQGVRVEARAVPAEKSVDLPDLTERWSKAG from the coding sequence GTGATCACCCTGGTCCGCGTCGACAACCGCCTCATCCATGGTCAGGTGGTCGAAGCCTGGCTCCCCCACCTCAAGGTGTCCCGAGTGGTGGTGGCGGACGATGAGGCGGCCTCCAGTCCCCTCATCCGTGCCGCCATGGCGCTCGCGGTGCAGAGCGCCATCGAGGTGCAGATCCTCCCCCTCGCCCAGGTGGACTTCGCGGCCCTGTCCAAGGACGGCGTGCGCACGCTGGTGCTCCTGAGGGATGTCTCCTCCGTGCCCTTCGCCTTCCAGCACGGGCTGGCCATGGACCAGCTCAACCTGGGCAACGTGCACTTCGGCACCGGGAGGCGGCAGGTGTCGCCGTCCGTCTTCCTGGCGGAAGGGGAGCTTCAGGCCCTCCAGCAGCTGTCCGCGCAGGGCGTGCGCGTGGAGGCGCGCGCCGTGCCCGCGGAGAAGTCCGTGGACCTGCCGGACTTGACCGAGCGCTGGTCGAAGGCCGGGTGA
- the ptsP gene encoding phosphoenolpyruvate--protein phosphotransferase: MSSQATPTLRLTGIGASPGIAVGHAFILDRKRIRTPKLRLADAEVEPERMRMKTAIDLSDRQLAELKDQITRTEGSDHALILEAHRLMLHDPMLVDEVNRLIVEDRINAEWAVRRTARKIKHLFDNIPDEYFRERRSDVDYVADRIIRNLMGQVVDEDVEVPAEAIVVAHDLPPADAAMMARSGRVAGFVTDLGGQTSHTAIVARARETPAVVGAGRASEQISPGDLVAMDGTRGVVLVNPTEDQLALFREEQRRYLESEQLALATKDQPSVSTDGFRIRLNGNMEFLEEIPSLLAHGAEGIGLYRTEFMFLDRKTAPTEEEHYRAYKQVLEAMGGRPVTIRTLDLGGDKVPGKTKHEKEPNPAMGLRAIRYCLSNRELFRVQLRALLRASVHGNLRLMFPLICGVSELREARSELEACRTALGRAGVPVGKRFPVGIMVETPSAATIADRLAQEADFFSIGTNDLIQYSLAIDRQNREVAYLYRPLHLSVLRMLQNVVDAAKAANIPVSMCGEMAGDPLFTLVLLALGFDELSMTSGQIPVVKRLMRRVSRSEAIEMLQGAMELTTAEEIERFVRTEMDRRFGGQEGSLLSPMRDPEPESV; encoded by the coding sequence GTGAGCAGCCAGGCCACCCCTACACTCAGGTTGACGGGCATCGGCGCCTCCCCGGGCATCGCCGTGGGCCATGCCTTCATCCTGGACAGGAAGCGCATCCGCACGCCCAAGCTGCGCCTGGCGGACGCGGAGGTGGAGCCCGAGCGGATGCGGATGAAGACCGCCATCGACCTGTCCGACCGCCAGCTCGCGGAGCTCAAGGACCAGATCACGCGCACGGAGGGCAGCGACCACGCCCTCATCCTGGAAGCGCACCGGCTGATGCTCCACGACCCCATGCTCGTGGACGAGGTCAACCGCCTCATCGTGGAGGACCGCATCAACGCGGAGTGGGCGGTGCGCCGCACAGCCCGGAAGATCAAGCACCTCTTCGACAACATCCCGGACGAGTACTTCCGCGAGCGCCGCTCGGACGTGGACTACGTGGCCGACCGCATCATCCGCAACCTGATGGGCCAGGTGGTGGACGAGGACGTGGAGGTGCCCGCGGAGGCCATTGTCGTCGCGCATGACCTGCCGCCCGCGGACGCTGCGATGATGGCTCGCAGCGGACGCGTGGCGGGCTTCGTCACCGACCTGGGCGGACAAACGAGCCACACCGCCATCGTCGCCCGCGCGCGTGAGACGCCCGCGGTGGTGGGCGCGGGGCGCGCGAGCGAGCAGATCTCCCCGGGCGACCTGGTCGCCATGGACGGCACGCGGGGCGTGGTGCTGGTGAACCCCACGGAGGACCAGCTCGCGCTGTTCCGCGAGGAGCAGCGCCGCTACCTGGAGAGCGAGCAGCTGGCGCTGGCCACGAAGGACCAGCCCTCGGTGAGCACGGACGGCTTCCGCATCCGGCTCAACGGCAACATGGAGTTCCTGGAGGAGATCCCCTCGCTCCTGGCTCACGGCGCGGAGGGCATTGGCCTGTACCGCACGGAGTTCATGTTCCTGGACCGCAAGACGGCGCCCACGGAAGAGGAGCACTACCGCGCCTACAAGCAGGTGCTGGAGGCCATGGGCGGGCGCCCCGTCACCATCCGCACGCTGGACCTGGGCGGCGACAAGGTGCCGGGCAAGACGAAGCACGAGAAGGAGCCCAACCCGGCCATGGGCCTGAGGGCCATCCGCTACTGCCTGTCCAACCGGGAGCTCTTCCGCGTCCAGCTGCGCGCCCTGCTGCGCGCGAGCGTGCACGGCAACCTGCGGCTGATGTTCCCGCTCATCTGCGGCGTCAGCGAATTGCGTGAGGCGCGCAGCGAGCTGGAGGCGTGCCGCACGGCGCTGGGACGCGCGGGAGTGCCGGTGGGCAAGCGCTTCCCGGTGGGCATCATGGTGGAGACGCCCAGCGCGGCGACCATCGCGGACCGGCTGGCGCAGGAGGCGGACTTCTTCTCCATCGGGACCAACGACCTCATCCAGTACTCGCTGGCCATCGACCGCCAGAACCGTGAGGTCGCGTACCTCTACCGGCCGCTGCACCTGTCGGTGCTGCGCATGCTCCAGAACGTCGTGGACGCGGCGAAGGCCGCCAACATCCCCGTCTCCATGTGCGGCGAGATGGCGGGCGATCCGCTCTTCACCCTGGTGCTCCTGGCGCTGGGCTTCGACGAGCTGTCCATGACGTCCGGTCAGATTCCGGTGGTGAAGCGGCTGATGCGCCGGGTGAGCCGGAGCGAGGCCATCGAGATGCTCCAGGGCGCCATGGAGCTGACGACCGCCGAGGAGATTGAGCGCTTCGTGCGCACGGAGATGGACCGGCGCTTCGGCGGCCAGGAAGGCTCGCTGCTGTCGCCGATGCGGGACCCTGAACCTGAGTCCGTGTAG